The Dioscorea cayenensis subsp. rotundata cultivar TDr96_F1 chromosome 8, TDr96_F1_v2_PseudoChromosome.rev07_lg8_w22 25.fasta, whole genome shotgun sequence genome segment AGCAAAACCAAGATCCCAAAGAACAAGTCCTTTCTCGTTCTTAACACCACACCAACAAGTGGCATCATTCTCTTGTTCCAAGCCGGCCCTCTTCACTTCCCACTCTTTCCCTCCTTTAAAACACCACACCTGAATCCCCACTTCCCAATCTTTCCATGGCTCCTCCACTTCCATGAAACCCACTTCCTCAAACCAGCTAGCTACTTAAATAGTCCCACATCGTCTGCAACAGCGAAGATATGGATAGATTAATAAGCTTGGAACCATCAAACCAAGTATGCGTTCGGATCGAGCCTGGTCACAAGTGCACCGGCGACCTCACGCTCCGCAACGTCATGTACACGATGCCGGTCGCGTTCCGAATCCAACCCGCGAACCGGTCGCGCTACTCGGTTAAACCACAGTCCGGGATCATCGCCCCACTCTCTGTTCTCAAGGTCGAGATCATTTACACTCCATCGTCATCACACGAGCTGCTGCCTGACTCGTATCCGGACTCAGATGACCCGTTCCAGTTGTGCAGCGTTGTGGTCCCTGGCGCTGGTGTGAAGGATATCAACTCGGCTCTTGACTCGGTTCCCAATGATTGGTTCACCGCGAAGAAGAAACAGGTGTTCACTGACAGTGGGATAAAGGTCTTCTTTGTGGGTTCGGCGGTGTTGACACGTCTCGTGTCGGATGGTGCGATGGAAACGGTTCGAGAGGTGTTGGAGAAGTCCGAGCCGGAGTGGCGAGCAGTGGACTCGGTTGACGCGCATGGTGAGACACTGCTTCACTTATCGATCGTGAGGTCGAGACCTGATTTGGTTCAGATGCTGCTCGAGTTTGAGCCGAACTTGGAGAAAGCTAACCGTGCTGGACGGACTCCGATAGAGGAAGCGGCAGCGGCCGGGGAGTCGTTGATCGTGGAGTTACTCTTAGCTCGGCGCGCATCCACCGAGCGCTCGTTGCATCACGCTGTGGCGGCCGGGCACACGGAGGTTAtgaggttgttgttgttgaaaggGGCGGAAGTGAACGCGGTGACGAGCGATGGGCGCACGGCGCTGCATCTTGCCGCGTGCGAGCGGAGGTGGGATTGCGCGCGGCTGTTGCTAGCCAGCGGTGCGCGCACGGATGTGCGCGGTGGTGAAGAAGGTAACACACCGTTGCATGTGGCAGCTGCGTGCGGGGACGAGAAAATGGTGCGGGTTTTGCTCGGTAAAGGTGGTGCAGGGACGAAGGAGACACGGAACAAGCTGGGTCGCACAGCGTTTGATGTTGCTGGGGAAGGTGGGCATGGGAAGCTGTTTGATATGTTGAAACTTGGAGATGGGTTGTGCGTTGCGGCGAGGAAAGGGGAGGCGAGAGGAGTGGTGAGGTTGG includes the following:
- the LOC120266323 gene encoding protein VAPYRIN-like, which produces MDRLISLEPSNQVCVRIEPGHKCTGDLTLRNVMYTMPVAFRIQPANRSRYSVKPQSGIIAPLSVLKVEIIYTPSSSHELLPDSYPDSDDPFQLCSVVVPGAGVKDINSALDSVPNDWFTAKKKQVFTDSGIKVFFVGSAVLTRLVSDGAMETVREVLEKSEPEWRAVDSVDAHGETLLHLSIVRSRPDLVQMLLEFEPNLEKANRAGRTPIEEAAAAGESLIVELLLARRASTERSLHHAVAAGHTEVMRLLLLKGAEVNAVTSDGRTALHLAACERRWDCARLLLASGARTDVRGGEEGNTPLHVAAACGDEKMVRVLLGKGGAGTKETRNKLGRTAFDVAGEGGHGKLFDMLKLGDGLCVAARKGEARGVVRLVERGAAVNGRDGNGWTALMRAGFKGRVEIMKLLMEMGVEIEARDEEGYTALHCAVEAGQAEAVELLVKRGAEVEARTAKGATAMHIAGSLGYVGIMRILSLGGASKEKMMMKKVVVGGGGGGGSLKDMKRKSSGKKMMLRGSSGRGLDRSATLPVTCSH